A window of Synechococcus sp. MEDNS5 contains these coding sequences:
- a CDS encoding metallophosphoesterase, translating to MPRLIQLSDPHLVAQADGRVRGRSALSLFRKALDQALHEQPDLLLVTGDCCHDETWCGYVRLRDSLEDAIQKKPASAVRFGLMAGNHDHPQRLRAVLGRRCVVAPGMVEEGSWRLLVLSSHRAGGCTGLIGGAQMSWLMRQLREAQTLGKFVVVALHHPPVPIGDPAMDPIGLLDGMQLMEALQTYPVVRAVLFGHIHQHWQGVPALQSDFSLLGCPSTLASFDPVQPCPLGRAWDPGGRVLDLMGDGSVRERLMRWSAGQDDAG from the coding sequence ATGCCAAGACTGATCCAACTCAGTGATCCACATCTGGTAGCGCAAGCCGATGGGCGGGTTCGCGGGCGATCAGCGTTGTCTCTGTTCCGAAAGGCTCTCGATCAGGCCCTTCATGAACAGCCGGATCTATTGCTGGTCACAGGCGATTGCTGCCACGACGAGACCTGGTGCGGTTACGTGCGCCTGCGGGATTCGCTTGAGGATGCGATCCAAAAAAAACCTGCAAGCGCCGTTCGCTTTGGCCTGATGGCCGGGAACCATGATCATCCCCAAAGGCTGCGTGCCGTTCTTGGTCGCCGCTGTGTTGTTGCTCCCGGCATGGTGGAGGAGGGTTCCTGGCGTTTGCTTGTTCTGTCCAGTCACCGAGCGGGGGGATGCACCGGGCTGATCGGTGGCGCTCAGATGTCTTGGCTCATGCGTCAGCTAAGGGAGGCACAAACGCTCGGAAAGTTCGTGGTGGTTGCTCTTCACCACCCTCCTGTTCCGATTGGTGACCCAGCGATGGACCCCATCGGTCTTCTGGATGGAATGCAGTTGATGGAGGCTCTGCAGACGTATCCCGTGGTCAGGGCTGTTCTGTTTGGACACATCCATCAGCACTGGCAGGGAGTTCCTGCTCTCCAATCAGATTTCAGCCTGCTCGGTTGTCCTTCGACGTTGGCTTCATTTGATCCTGTGCAGCCCTGTCCGCTCGGAAGGGCCTGGGACCCTGGCGGCCGGGTGCTCGATCTCATGGGGGATGGTTCTGTGCGGGAGCGACTCATGCGCTGGTCCGCAGGTCAGGACGACGCAGGCTGA
- a CDS encoding AAA family ATPase, whose protein sequence is MLTAAHFSPRLPPLMVLNEPEGSLHPDLLLPLARLIRSISQLTQVWVIAHSRQMIDALADGDGCHRVHLVCELGST, encoded by the coding sequence TTGCTGACCGCTGCGCACTTCAGTCCAAGGCTTCCGCCTCTGATGGTTCTCAACGAGCCGGAAGGGAGTCTTCATCCCGACTTGTTGCTGCCTCTTGCTCGGTTGATTCGTTCCATCTCTCAACTCACCCAGGTGTGGGTGATCGCCCATTCCCGCCAAATGATCGACGCCTTGGCGGATGGTGACGGCTGTCACCGGGTGCATTTGGTGTGTGAGCTGGGATCTACATAA
- a CDS encoding AAA family ATPase has translation MWAGPETFGREMRSGESPIQGGPRSKPVRLRLGFAADPFSYAVELGYPQERRTAFALDPERKGEWIWAGPAFHPRALLCSDAGGRDPDRGLFQLGMDPKERPEALLLREQILNWRFYDSFRTDQEAPARRPGVGTRCFALAADGHDLPAAVQTILESGDGEAFLAAVDDAFPGAHLSVNHGDGLFRMQFHQPGLLLPSSQQSFPMAPCVTSC, from the coding sequence ATGTGGGCTGGTCCGGAGACCTTTGGCCGTGAAATGCGTTCGGGGGAATCCCCCATCCAGGGTGGACCTCGCTCCAAACCGGTCCGTCTGCGTTTGGGATTCGCAGCAGATCCCTTTTCCTATGCCGTAGAGCTTGGTTACCCCCAGGAACGACGGACCGCATTTGCCCTTGATCCCGAACGCAAGGGGGAATGGATCTGGGCAGGACCAGCCTTTCACCCCCGTGCTCTGTTGTGCTCCGATGCCGGAGGGCGAGATCCAGACCGCGGACTGTTCCAGTTGGGGATGGATCCGAAGGAGCGACCAGAAGCCCTCCTCCTGCGCGAGCAAATTCTGAACTGGCGTTTTTATGACAGCTTCAGAACGGATCAGGAGGCTCCCGCCCGCCGCCCGGGAGTGGGCACCCGCTGCTTCGCCCTGGCTGCTGATGGCCACGACTTACCCGCTGCTGTGCAAACCATTCTTGAGAGCGGAGATGGTGAGGCTTTTCTGGCAGCGGTGGATGATGCATTCCCTGGCGCCCATTTATCTGTGAACCATGGCGATGGTCTGTTCCGGATGCAGTTCCATCAACCTGGCCTTCTGCTCCCCTCCAGTCAGCAGAGCTTTCCGATGGCACCCTGCGTTACCTCTTGCTGA
- a CDS encoding AAA family ATPase, producing the protein MTLTHLAVSGYRSLRDVVIPLHRLTLITGANGSGKSNLFRALTLIVAAARGDVGWSGDLWP; encoded by the coding sequence TTGACCCTCACTCACCTGGCGGTGTCTGGTTATCGCTCCCTCAGGGATGTGGTGATTCCTCTGCATCGCCTGACTCTGATCACAGGGGCCAACGGCAGCGGTAAATCCAATCTTTTCCGTGCCCTCACGCTGATCGTGGCGGCTGCCCGCGGTGATGTGGGCTGGTCCGGAGACCTTTGGCCGTGA
- a CDS encoding Fur family transcriptional regulator: MPSVSTQPETAGSLKQGLHQGGRRLTPQRRRILELFESLGGGRHLSAEDVHHQLLNRQLKVSLATIYRTLRLLVEMGFLQELQTSNGSQFELADAEHIRHHHLVCVRCGRTEDFESEAVLNAGLKASQGFGFDLIGSSLTVRGICPQCR, translated from the coding sequence ATGCCATCGGTCTCCACGCAACCCGAGACTGCCGGATCTCTTAAGCAAGGGCTGCATCAAGGCGGACGTCGTCTGACCCCCCAGCGCCGGCGGATCCTTGAGTTATTCGAATCGCTTGGGGGTGGACGGCATCTCAGCGCGGAGGACGTGCACCATCAACTGCTGAATCGTCAGTTAAAGGTCTCGCTCGCCACGATCTATCGCACACTGAGGCTGCTGGTGGAGATGGGGTTTCTTCAGGAACTACAAACCAGCAACGGCAGCCAGTTTGAACTCGCTGACGCCGAACACATCCGCCACCACCACCTCGTTTGTGTGCGCTGCGGGCGCACGGAGGATTTCGAAAGTGAAGCCGTTCTGAATGCAGGATTGAAAGCCAGCCAGGGATTTGGCTTTGACCTCATCGGCTCCAGCCTCACGGTGCGAGGCATTTGCCCTCAGTGCCGATGA
- a CDS encoding cell division protein SepF, giving the protein MNIGQLQGFHEVLVITPLTFEQGAEVVLAVRDQCTVVLNLTAMEPSLAQRTADFVSGGVRALDGQEHRVGDQVLLFAPANVDVNLS; this is encoded by the coding sequence ATGAACATTGGTCAGCTTCAAGGATTCCACGAGGTTCTCGTGATCACCCCCCTGACATTCGAGCAGGGTGCGGAGGTGGTCCTGGCCGTTCGCGACCAATGCACCGTGGTGCTGAATCTCACGGCCATGGAACCGTCTTTGGCACAGAGGACTGCCGATTTCGTCTCCGGGGGCGTCAGAGCACTCGATGGCCAGGAACACCGCGTTGGAGATCAGGTTTTGCTCTTTGCGCCAGCAAACGTCGATGTGAATCTCAGCTGA
- the arsS gene encoding arsenosugar biosynthesis radical SAM (seleno)protein ArsS (Some members of this family are selenoproteins.), with protein sequence MDALLSSFPSIRRRRLETLQVNLGYRCNQSCNHCHVDAGPWRTEMMEPHQVELIPQVLKHCQLKTLDLTGGAPELHPQFRDLVSAARAQDVEVIDRCNLTILTEPGQESLAEFLADSGVRIVASLPCYEQERVDRQRGRGVFERSLDALQVLNRLGYGMPGSSLKLDLVYNPSGPSLPPPQHSLEEQYRKQLKASHGISFHHLLTIANMPIKRFARDLEVSGELECYQNLLQEAHRSDNLDGVMCRTLISVSWTGALHDCDFNQQLGCSVGAEPAVLADLLTIQDGLVDQPIAVDDHCFGCTAGQGSSCGGSLS encoded by the coding sequence ATGGATGCTCTGCTTTCGTCATTCCCATCAATCCGACGACGTCGCCTGGAAACACTTCAGGTCAACCTCGGGTACCGCTGCAATCAGAGCTGCAATCACTGCCACGTGGATGCGGGGCCCTGGCGCACGGAAATGATGGAGCCTCATCAAGTGGAGCTCATTCCGCAGGTCCTGAAGCACTGCCAGTTGAAAACCCTCGATCTGACTGGGGGTGCTCCTGAGCTTCATCCGCAGTTCAGAGACCTTGTCAGTGCCGCCCGCGCCCAGGATGTTGAGGTGATTGACAGATGCAACCTCACGATTCTTACGGAACCTGGTCAGGAATCACTTGCTGAATTCCTCGCTGATTCAGGTGTTCGCATCGTGGCATCGCTGCCTTGTTATGAGCAGGAACGGGTTGATCGACAACGAGGCCGAGGTGTGTTCGAGCGCAGTCTCGATGCCTTGCAAGTGCTCAATCGGTTGGGATACGGAATGCCTGGCTCCTCACTGAAGCTGGATCTTGTCTACAACCCATCCGGTCCCTCCTTGCCACCACCCCAGCATTCGCTGGAAGAGCAATACAGAAAGCAGCTGAAGGCATCCCATGGGATTTCTTTTCATCATTTGCTGACGATCGCCAACATGCCGATCAAGCGTTTTGCTCGAGATCTGGAAGTTAGTGGAGAGCTGGAGTGTTATCAAAACCTCCTCCAAGAGGCGCATCGTTCAGACAATCTTGATGGTGTGATGTGTCGGACGTTGATCAGCGTCAGCTGGACGGGTGCACTTCATGACTGCGATTTCAACCAACAACTTGGTTGTTCAGTCGGCGCGGAGCCTGCCGTGCTCGCGGATCTGTTGACAATTCAGGATGGCTTGGTCGATCAGCCCATTGCCGTTGATGATCATTGCTTCGGTTGCACAGCTGGACAGGGATCCAGTTGTGGCGGTTCGCTCAGCTGA
- the stpA gene encoding glucosylglycerol 3-phosphatase, which yields MDLAQLHQELMASSDLLIVQDLDGVCMPLVKDPLTRRMPADYVRAAALLKGRFQVLTNGEHEGRRGVNRLVEAALGDAELPAREGLYLPGLAAGGVQLQDCYGQLTHPGVCDAEMAFLADVPTRMQGLLAERLPSVMTELGDAAMAMEIQRAILDTQVSPTINLNSLFSLIPNDVARQRQLQAMLQEVMDALMAMAAAEGLGHSFFLHVAPNLGRDQEGYERLKPAETGDVGSTDIQFMLRGAIKEVGLLVLINRHIADRTGTAPLGEDFNVRTAPHDHAALLALCHERIAKDQMPHLVGVGDTVTSTPCLSGNGWLRGGSDRGFLTLLQELGESYGHRNRVVLVDSSGGEVDRPSLLDGSFEGISDPNDSLRFDVCIPEGPERYVTWFIALAEAHHGREPSA from the coding sequence ATGGATCTTGCTCAACTTCACCAGGAGCTGATGGCCAGCTCGGATCTGCTGATCGTTCAGGACCTTGATGGCGTCTGCATGCCGCTGGTGAAGGACCCGCTCACCCGCAGGATGCCAGCGGACTATGTGCGAGCGGCCGCGCTCTTGAAAGGGCGCTTTCAAGTGCTGACCAATGGCGAGCACGAAGGTCGCCGTGGTGTGAACCGGCTTGTGGAGGCTGCCCTTGGTGATGCTGAGTTGCCTGCTCGGGAGGGCCTCTACCTCCCCGGATTGGCAGCTGGTGGCGTGCAGCTGCAGGACTGTTACGGACAGCTCACCCATCCGGGTGTCTGTGATGCGGAGATGGCATTTCTCGCCGATGTGCCAACGCGAATGCAAGGTCTTCTTGCCGAGCGTCTTCCCTCCGTCATGACCGAGCTTGGAGACGCGGCGATGGCCATGGAGATTCAGCGAGCGATCCTCGACACTCAGGTCTCGCCAACCATCAATCTCAACAGCCTGTTCAGCCTGATTCCCAATGACGTTGCGCGGCAACGGCAGCTGCAGGCGATGCTCCAGGAGGTCATGGATGCGTTGATGGCGATGGCTGCAGCGGAGGGCCTGGGCCATTCCTTTTTCCTGCATGTGGCTCCGAACCTGGGCCGGGATCAGGAGGGGTACGAGCGCCTTAAGCCAGCTGAAACCGGTGATGTGGGAAGTACCGATATTCAGTTCATGCTCCGGGGCGCGATCAAGGAAGTGGGATTGCTCGTGTTGATCAATCGCCACATTGCCGATCGAACCGGTACCGCACCCTTGGGTGAGGACTTCAACGTCCGCACAGCTCCCCACGACCATGCGGCTTTGCTTGCGCTCTGTCATGAGCGCATTGCCAAGGACCAGATGCCCCACCTCGTCGGCGTTGGCGACACCGTTACGTCAACTCCTTGTCTGTCAGGGAATGGATGGTTGCGCGGTGGCAGTGACCGGGGATTTCTCACCCTTCTCCAGGAGCTTGGCGAAAGCTATGGGCACCGCAACCGGGTTGTCCTCGTTGATAGCAGCGGCGGAGAGGTGGATCGCCCTTCTCTGCTGGATGGCTCTTTCGAGGGGATCAGTGATCCAAACGACTCCCTGCGGTTTGATGTCTGTATCCCTGAAGGCCCGGAGCGCTATGTGACCTGGTTCATCGCGTTGGCGGAAGCGCATCACGGGCGAGAACCCTCAGCATGA
- a CDS encoding ABC transporter: MRLIRCRLESVRRHRILEVGFAPGLTLIGGGNETGKSSLVEAMHRTLFVRATATGAAVRDLRSEMHAGHPQIELDFEADGHHWSLQKSFSGAGGTCRLSRMGAPAHLGGEAEDRLASLLGVEEIIGSRQVNRILPSRWAHLWVMQGLAGRNLLELDGSHYDLNGLIAALENQASDSLQSPLDQHIHDQLEVLVAASFTSRGVKQQSELWKRRQELQQAEQRHQDACQQLEIYESACEELDRNEKALRDLETGAVPELRQQRSRLTALLDLQRLLAPLIQEEQQLKQQLNSLKTLDSETESTDRSIQAHRRDLEKAVVQATEQSEQLKTRQASLNALEEQRHALEERGHALRRQQELRSLETRIRDHQQWDDLRARLQSQQGSLQNNLDAAPAQNTEALSALQRLQERLRELEIRLNSMASSIHLEAADQEVVLDGDALLEGQTLQRSGAFRLQVGEGVMVQVLPGEGTGMTALTTERTQLQEAFDEGLRQWGASSLDEAREQLLQQQNLTQELALVKARLQQLDQQRPVQVDGDESLETLRQKLSALQQDLGPEALFTMDSSALDQALFDCRATYKSVQEQTRALRPRLDALERNLSAVQSQRQERRVSVERLEAQQLQRRQQRQAFVETHGEAAQIQRQLDVLTETSRVQQSKLFALTTEAGLERTVDAERQLTSLEQQEHNLSRRREDLNREQGGLLERCDRLGRSDLHALVEETAAARDLAIRAEQQETLVAEARQLLLRRFQEARRDLSRRYSMPLRQSINRFMAPLLLEASDDCELNVDPTEGLNTLRLQRSGRSFDFAQLSGGMKEQFNAALRFAMADTLRSSHDGCLPLLFDDAFTNTDPKRLVSVLAMLRQAVDLGLQVVVLSCDPDPYREIADACVMLPPV; this comes from the coding sequence ATGCGCTTAATCCGCTGCAGACTGGAAAGTGTGCGCCGCCATCGAATACTGGAGGTGGGCTTTGCGCCTGGGTTGACGTTGATCGGCGGTGGCAACGAAACCGGGAAGAGCTCGCTGGTGGAGGCCATGCATCGCACGTTGTTCGTGCGTGCTACAGCAACCGGTGCTGCTGTTCGTGACCTGCGCTCCGAGATGCATGCCGGTCATCCCCAGATTGAACTCGATTTCGAAGCGGATGGGCATCACTGGTCACTGCAGAAATCTTTCAGTGGTGCCGGTGGTACCTGCCGCCTCAGTCGGATGGGAGCTCCAGCGCATCTGGGCGGTGAGGCGGAGGATCGCCTGGCTTCACTGCTCGGTGTCGAGGAGATCATCGGCAGTCGGCAAGTGAACCGGATCCTGCCCAGCCGCTGGGCCCATCTCTGGGTGATGCAAGGGCTTGCAGGCCGTAATCTTCTTGAGCTTGATGGCAGCCATTACGACCTCAATGGCCTCATTGCCGCTTTAGAGAACCAGGCTTCGGACTCACTGCAATCACCCCTGGATCAACACATACACGATCAGCTTGAGGTTCTGGTCGCTGCCAGCTTCACCAGTCGAGGCGTCAAGCAGCAGAGCGAACTCTGGAAGCGGCGTCAGGAGTTGCAGCAGGCTGAGCAGCGGCATCAGGACGCGTGTCAACAGCTGGAGATCTATGAATCGGCCTGCGAAGAGCTTGATCGCAATGAGAAGGCCCTGCGAGATCTTGAGACTGGCGCGGTTCCTGAACTAAGACAGCAGCGCAGCCGACTGACCGCCTTACTGGATCTGCAGCGGTTGCTTGCACCTCTCATTCAGGAAGAACAGCAGCTCAAGCAGCAGCTCAACAGCCTGAAGACTCTTGATTCCGAAACAGAGTCGACAGACCGCTCAATCCAGGCTCATCGCCGTGATCTGGAGAAAGCGGTGGTGCAGGCCACAGAGCAGTCCGAGCAGCTCAAAACGCGGCAAGCCTCTCTTAATGCTCTGGAAGAACAGCGGCATGCGCTTGAGGAGCGCGGTCATGCACTGCGCCGACAGCAGGAGCTTCGGAGCCTTGAAACTCGGATTCGTGACCATCAACAATGGGATGATCTGCGGGCCCGTCTTCAATCGCAACAGGGATCACTCCAAAACAATCTTGATGCTGCACCGGCACAAAACACCGAGGCTCTGTCTGCTCTGCAGCGTTTGCAAGAACGGCTTCGAGAATTGGAGATCCGACTGAACAGCATGGCGTCGTCGATTCATCTGGAAGCGGCTGATCAGGAGGTGGTGCTTGATGGTGATGCGTTGTTGGAAGGACAGACCCTTCAGCGTTCCGGTGCGTTCCGGCTGCAAGTGGGTGAGGGGGTGATGGTGCAGGTGCTTCCCGGAGAAGGCACCGGTATGACGGCATTGACCACCGAGCGCACCCAACTCCAGGAGGCGTTCGATGAGGGACTGCGTCAGTGGGGGGCGTCATCCCTCGATGAGGCCAGGGAGCAGCTGCTTCAGCAGCAAAACCTCACCCAGGAGCTTGCACTTGTGAAGGCGCGCCTCCAGCAGTTGGATCAGCAGCGCCCTGTCCAAGTTGACGGCGATGAATCCCTTGAAACCCTGCGGCAGAAGCTGTCAGCCCTCCAGCAGGACCTTGGACCGGAGGCATTGTTCACGATGGATTCCTCGGCTTTGGACCAAGCACTCTTCGACTGCAGGGCTACCTATAAATCCGTTCAGGAGCAAACCCGGGCGCTTCGTCCGCGCCTTGATGCACTGGAACGCAACTTGAGTGCTGTTCAGTCGCAACGCCAGGAGCGACGGGTGAGTGTTGAACGCCTGGAAGCCCAACAGCTGCAGCGACGCCAACAGCGCCAAGCATTTGTGGAGACTCACGGTGAAGCGGCACAGATTCAGCGTCAGCTGGACGTTCTGACGGAGACCAGCCGCGTTCAGCAATCCAAGCTTTTCGCGCTGACCACCGAGGCTGGTCTTGAGCGAACGGTCGACGCCGAGAGGCAGTTGACCTCGCTTGAACAGCAGGAACACAATCTCTCCCGTCGGCGTGAGGATCTCAATCGAGAACAGGGCGGCCTGCTTGAGCGTTGCGATCGTCTCGGCCGTAGCGACTTGCACGCGCTGGTCGAGGAGACAGCAGCCGCAAGGGATCTGGCGATCCGGGCTGAACAGCAGGAAACTCTGGTGGCTGAAGCGCGCCAGCTGCTGCTGAGGCGTTTCCAGGAGGCGCGACGGGATCTTTCCAGGCGCTATTCCATGCCCCTCAGGCAAAGCATCAATCGCTTTATGGCTCCCCTACTCCTGGAGGCCTCGGACGACTGTGAGCTCAATGTCGATCCCACCGAAGGCTTGAATACGCTGCGGCTGCAACGATCCGGGCGCTCATTTGATTTCGCCCAGCTGAGCGGAGGCATGAAAGAGCAGTTCAATGCCGCTCTGCGCTTTGCGATGGCTGACACCCTGCGCAGCAGTCATGACGGTTGCTTGCCGCTGTTGTTCGACGATGCCTTCACCAACACCGACCCCAAGCGTTTGGTGTCAGTGTTGGCGATGTTGCGCCAGGCTGTAGACCTTGGGCTTCAAGTGGTGGTGCTGAGCTGTGATCCAGACCCATACCGCGAGATCGCTGATGCCTGCGTGATGCTGCCGCCGGTGTAG
- a CDS encoding DNA repair exonuclease, which translates to MPRILHTADWQIGKPYRWIADPQKQARLQRERIEAVSRIGEVARRESVDALLVAGDLFDSSTVPASEVLEVMELIGAMPCPVLVIPGNHDHGGAGGIWRREDLRRRMRERAPNLELLTQPEPKSRAGMTLLPCPLLRRHDSVGPMRWLDQLNWQDLDPKAPRVLLAHGSVQGFGSGTDVNALHLEQLPTGELDYIALGDWHGLMQVQSNAWYSGTPEPDRFPTGPDDQRSQVILADLTRGDDPRVQMITTGRVAWHRITMQLQGLPDLERLNQELDACIGSRVGRDLLRLELNGQLGLDAHRRLQALLSELSEQLLHLRLRGELRRYPTDGELDQCLNRSDGPLLSGIAAGLKQELEGGADPLIEQALIELHQLCATSPCA; encoded by the coding sequence GTGCCCCGCATTCTTCACACGGCTGACTGGCAGATCGGTAAGCCTTACCGGTGGATTGCTGATCCTCAGAAACAGGCTCGTCTGCAGCGAGAACGTATTGAGGCCGTCAGCCGCATTGGTGAGGTTGCCCGCCGTGAATCGGTGGATGCTCTGCTCGTTGCCGGCGACCTTTTTGATTCCTCCACCGTTCCCGCCTCGGAGGTTTTGGAGGTGATGGAGCTGATTGGTGCGATGCCGTGCCCTGTTCTTGTGATCCCAGGCAATCATGACCATGGCGGGGCTGGTGGCATCTGGCGGCGTGAGGATCTTCGGCGTCGGATGCGGGAGCGGGCCCCGAATCTGGAGCTTTTGACCCAACCGGAGCCCAAGAGCAGAGCGGGAATGACCCTATTGCCCTGCCCCTTGCTACGCCGTCACGACAGTGTCGGTCCGATGCGCTGGCTTGATCAGCTCAATTGGCAGGACCTGGATCCAAAGGCTCCACGCGTTCTGCTGGCCCATGGATCGGTGCAGGGCTTTGGCTCTGGGACTGATGTGAACGCCTTGCATCTGGAACAGTTGCCCACAGGAGAGCTCGATTACATCGCTCTCGGCGACTGGCATGGATTGATGCAGGTTCAGAGCAATGCCTGGTACAGCGGCACCCCGGAGCCTGATCGATTCCCGACCGGGCCAGATGATCAGCGATCGCAAGTGATTCTTGCCGACCTCACAAGGGGGGACGATCCTCGGGTTCAGATGATCACGACTGGCCGGGTTGCGTGGCATCGGATCACCATGCAGCTCCAGGGGCTTCCCGATCTGGAGCGCTTGAACCAAGAACTTGATGCCTGCATCGGCAGTCGTGTGGGCCGTGATCTGCTGAGACTTGAACTCAACGGCCAGCTCGGCTTGGATGCCCATCGTCGTTTGCAGGCGCTACTCAGCGAGCTTTCAGAGCAGCTTCTGCATCTGCGCTTGCGAGGTGAGCTTCGGCGATATCCGACTGATGGAGAGCTCGATCAGTGTTTGAACCGGAGTGATGGGCCGCTTCTCAGTGGCATTGCTGCAGGTTTGAAACAGGAGCTCGAGGGTGGTGCTGACCCACTGATCGAGCAGGCTTTGATCGAACTTCATCAGCTCTGCGCCACCTCTCCATGCGCTTAA
- a CDS encoding phosphotransferase enzyme family protein, with protein sequence MTKAPSGSNASLETIAGLFHPPDQIKAIDQLGSGNVNDTFLVTLEASAARQAFVMQRLNTDVFESPELVMRNLLRLGDHVERRLAEEPPELSGRRWEIPKVLPTLDADGHWVEHEGEFWRSISYIGAATTTDVIKDEAHAWELGYGLGMFHHLISDLPTEELADTLENFHIAPAYLAELDAVVGSTVPITDARVNAALAFVNARRDGLDVLEQACARGELQRRPIHGDPKINNVMIDERTGHAVGLIDLDTVKPGLLHYDIGDCLRSCCNRLGEETASPQDVVFDLELCRSILKGYLKVGQSFLSDDDVRHLPACIHLIPLELGLRFLTDHLLGDCYFKTERAGHNLDRAWVQFALTLSIEQQWDELVALIESLRGVS encoded by the coding sequence GTGACCAAGGCTCCCTCCGGCTCCAACGCATCCCTGGAGACCATCGCCGGACTGTTCCATCCACCAGACCAGATCAAGGCCATCGATCAGCTGGGATCTGGAAATGTCAACGACACCTTCCTGGTCACCCTTGAGGCCAGCGCAGCGAGGCAAGCCTTCGTGATGCAGAGGCTCAACACGGATGTGTTTGAGAGCCCGGAACTGGTGATGCGCAATCTCCTTCGCCTCGGCGATCACGTTGAGCGGCGATTAGCGGAGGAACCACCTGAGCTTTCGGGGCGACGCTGGGAGATTCCAAAGGTTCTCCCCACCCTCGATGCCGACGGGCACTGGGTTGAGCATGAGGGTGAGTTCTGGCGCTCGATCTCGTATATCGGAGCGGCCACAACAACCGATGTCATCAAGGATGAAGCCCATGCCTGGGAGCTCGGTTACGGCCTGGGGATGTTCCACCACCTGATCAGTGATCTGCCCACAGAGGAGCTAGCGGACACCCTTGAAAATTTCCACATTGCACCGGCGTATCTGGCTGAGCTCGATGCCGTGGTCGGGAGCACAGTGCCCATCACAGACGCCAGAGTGAATGCAGCTCTCGCCTTCGTGAATGCGCGCCGTGACGGCCTTGATGTGCTTGAGCAGGCCTGCGCCAGGGGGGAACTGCAACGCCGGCCCATTCACGGTGACCCGAAGATCAACAACGTGATGATCGATGAACGCACCGGGCATGCGGTGGGGTTGATCGATCTTGACACGGTCAAACCTGGATTGCTGCACTACGACATCGGCGACTGTCTACGCTCCTGCTGCAACCGCCTCGGGGAGGAAACCGCAAGTCCGCAGGATGTGGTTTTTGATCTGGAGCTCTGCCGCTCGATCCTGAAGGGGTACCTCAAGGTTGGGCAATCCTTTCTCAGCGATGACGATGTGCGCCACCTGCCTGCGTGCATCCACTTGATCCCCTTGGAACTGGGCCTGCGTTTTCTCACTGATCACCTTTTAGGCGACTGTTATTTCAAAACGGAGCGAGCCGGTCACAATCTGGATCGGGCTTGGGTGCAGTTTGCTCTAACCCTCTCGATTGAGCAGCAGTGGGACGAGCTGGTTGCCCTGATCGAGAGCCTTCGCGGAGTGAGCTGA
- a CDS encoding DOMON-like domain-containing protein yields the protein MARHPVMVRQVCPLVPFSPDASPTLLASAEFVWEEQNTLELSFSLRPPQSGQQLPKLEFMDASPGSSLRSGQRLDGLWEHTCFEAFFAQPNQDRYWELNVSPTGDWNLYRFESYRTDGVHEQTPKPLIHWQSSTRDCRCTIVLSLDPWWTPVQLPELAISMVLEDSDNNLSYWALSHHGNEPDFHDRRAFLCA from the coding sequence GTGGCACGCCATCCAGTGATGGTGCGTCAGGTCTGCCCGCTGGTCCCCTTTTCTCCAGACGCATCCCCGACACTGCTGGCCAGTGCCGAGTTCGTATGGGAAGAACAAAACACCCTCGAATTGAGTTTCAGCCTGAGGCCACCGCAATCGGGGCAGCAGCTTCCGAAGCTGGAATTCATGGACGCATCACCTGGCTCGAGCCTGCGTAGCGGGCAGCGCCTCGATGGTCTCTGGGAACACACCTGTTTTGAAGCGTTTTTTGCCCAACCCAACCAGGATCGTTATTGGGAGCTGAATGTTTCACCAACGGGCGACTGGAATCTCTACCGATTCGAGAGCTATCGGACTGATGGTGTGCATGAACAGACTCCTAAGCCACTGATTCATTGGCAAAGCTCCACCCGGGATTGCCGCTGCACCATCGTGTTGAGCCTTGATCCCTGGTGGACTCCGGTGCAATTGCCGGAGTTAGCGATCTCGATGGTGCTCGAGGACAGCGACAACAACCTCAGCTACTGGGCTTTGTCTCACCACGGAAACGAGCCAGACTTTCACGACAGGCGAGCCTTTCTCTGCGCATGA